A section of the Bacteroidota bacterium genome encodes:
- a CDS encoding glycosyltransferase family 4 protein yields MKIAILSPITWRTPPLKYGPWEQVASNIAEGLIEKGLDVTLFATGDSITKGVLSSVCERPCANDKTIDPKVAECLHISHLMEQADDFDIIHNNFDFLPLSYSRLIKTPMVTTIHGFSSPKIIPVYKKYNNTTHYVSISDSDRNPELTYAATVYNGINIDEFVFNREPEDYLLFFGRIHPDKGTYEAIEIAKKSKRKLIISGLIQDQEYFNEKVQPFINNDDIVYVGNSGPKERLKLLSLACALLHPISFREPFGLSVVEAMACGTPVIAFNLGSMPELIIHRETGFLVSNTYEAIEALKNIGSINRFKCTKWVSSMFSRQKMAEGYLNVYNEILEHADVVKREAGNN; encoded by the coding sequence ATGAAAATCGCAATACTCTCGCCCATAACCTGGCGTACGCCTCCTCTAAAATATGGGCCATGGGAACAAGTAGCTTCAAATATTGCCGAAGGATTAATAGAAAAAGGGCTTGATGTAACATTATTTGCAACTGGTGATTCCATCACTAAAGGAGTATTATCATCGGTATGCGAACGCCCTTGTGCAAATGATAAAACGATTGACCCTAAAGTAGCAGAATGTCTGCATATCAGTCATTTAATGGAACAAGCAGATGATTTTGATATCATTCATAATAATTTTGACTTTTTACCGCTTTCCTATTCCAGACTGATCAAAACTCCCATGGTTACAACCATACATGGGTTTTCATCCCCTAAAATTATACCGGTATATAAAAAATACAACAATACAACCCACTATGTTTCTATAAGTGATTCCGACCGCAACCCGGAACTTACCTATGCCGCAACTGTATATAATGGTATTAATATCGATGAGTTTGTTTTTAATCGCGAACCGGAAGATTATTTGTTGTTTTTTGGCAGGATACATCCTGATAAGGGAACTTACGAAGCTATTGAAATTGCTAAAAAATCAAAAAGAAAACTTATTATTTCCGGCTTAATTCAAGACCAGGAATATTTTAATGAAAAAGTACAACCCTTTATTAACAATGACGATATTGTATATGTTGGCAATTCAGGTCCGAAAGAGAGATTAAAACTTTTAAGCCTGGCATGTGCACTATTGCATCCAATTAGCTTTAGGGAACCTTTCGGACTAAGCGTAGTTGAAGCCATGGCTTGCGGCACTCCGGTTATTGCATTTAACCTTGGATCGATGCCCGAATTAATTATTCATAGAGAAACAGGTTTCTTAGTATCTAATACATATGAAGCTATCGAAGCATTAAAAAATATTGGTTCTATAAACCGGTTTAAATGTACTAAGTGGGTTTCATCTATGTTCAGTCGCCAAAAAATGGCAGAGGGTTATTTGAATGTTTATAATGAAATATTAGAGCATGCAGACGTTGTGAAAAGAGAAGCTGGCAATAATTAG
- a CDS encoding glycoside hydrolase family 130 protein: MLINRYQNNPILTKDDVPYPVATVHNAAVVKHDGKYVMIFRSHKLNGRSILGKAVSDDGFNFRIDKNPFMIPATNGIFSEYEAYGIEDPRIVFIDGVYLITYSAYSKHGVRIGLARTKDFQAIERVSLITEADYRNVVIFPEKIGGLYARLDRPHSEISPWSIWISYSPDLIYWGQSKLIMKPMQYHWDEMKIGPGAPPIKTIRGWLSIYHGVFPTMDGSVYRLGVALHDLKDPSKIVAVGDEWILQPDEAYEVTGYVHNVVFCCGTVPENDGSIKIYWGGADKVMCVGTAMIEDLVDYCLKNKRPAMG; encoded by the coding sequence ATGTTAATTAACAGGTATCAAAACAATCCCATTCTTACCAAAGATGATGTACCCTACCCGGTAGCAACGGTGCATAATGCTGCTGTGGTAAAGCACGATGGTAAGTATGTGATGATATTCCGTTCGCATAAACTAAACGGACGCAGCATTTTAGGAAAAGCAGTAAGCGACGATGGGTTTAACTTCAGGATAGATAAAAACCCTTTTATGATACCGGCTACAAATGGCATTTTTAGCGAATATGAGGCATACGGAATCGAAGATCCAAGAATAGTATTTATTGATGGGGTATACCTTATAACCTATAGTGCTTATTCGAAACACGGTGTTCGAATTGGTTTAGCAAGAACAAAAGATTTTCAGGCGATCGAAAGAGTATCGCTTATTACTGAGGCAGACTATCGTAATGTGGTTATCTTCCCCGAAAAAATAGGTGGTTTATACGCCAGGCTCGATCGCCCTCATTCAGAAATATCGCCCTGGTCAATCTGGATATCGTATTCGCCCGATCTCATATACTGGGGCCAATCGAAACTGATTATGAAACCCATGCAATACCATTGGGATGAAATGAAAATAGGCCCAGGGGCACCTCCTATAAAAACTATCCGAGGCTGGTTAAGTATTTACCATGGTGTCTTTCCTACAATGGACGGGAGTGTTTATAGATTAGGTGTAGCATTACACGACCTGAAGGATCCTTCAAAAATTGTTGCCGTTGGTGATGAATGGATTTTACAACCTGATGAAGCTTATGAAGTTACAGGATATGTGCACAATGTGGTCTTTTGCTGTGGAACGGTTCCTGAAAACGATGGAAGTATTAAGATATACTGGGGCGGAGCTGATAAAGTGATGTGCGTTGGTACAGCTATGATTGAAGATTTGGTTGATTATTGCCTGAAAAATAAAAGGCCTGCGATGGGATAA
- a CDS encoding glycosyltransferase family 4 protein, with product MKISFIGTYPPRECGIGTFTNNLFNSVIISDSEKKEANNGFVIALNDYNGNYEYPEEVKLTIRQEYQEDYIEAVKFINHSGADLCVLEHEFGIFGGQNGVYILPLLHRLEIPLVVTLHTILKTPSYNEKAVLQEICKMANKIVVMSHKAIDFLINIYDVPEEKIAFIDHGVPDLQFNAENSKKEFRLEHKKVLTTFGFIGRNKGIETVIKALPKVIEKHPNVIYMVLGKTHPNVLRHSGEEYRIFLMRLVKTLQLENHVIFLNEFLNVKDLFKYLSATDIYITPYLNEAQITSGTLAYAIGVGSAVISTPYWHAAELLADKRGRLFNFSDSDELRSIITELLDNPAELNKLKYNASEYGKKITWPKIGEKYIAIGEQALMQGADKMTKSDSILDLLILPPFSLIHINRLTDDTGIIQHAKFGIPNLKEGYCLDDNARALLMVSMAYRQMKDARALELSPVYLSYIHYMQNKDGTFRNFLSFSRNYLDDIGSEDSFGRTIWALGYLMGNAPNDAYYQTGRLMFFNAAPNFEILKSIRGIANTMIGVCYYLKANPADDSMTERLRNLAHKLIKHYKENESDEWKWFEALLAYDNGILPLALLHSAEILNEDKVLETAINSMQFLTEHTLNENYLSIIGNEKWYTKDGERSVFAQQPIDAMAMVLMYHQAFHITKDKEYLNKLYTSFLWFLGENDLRLSLYDFETKGCCDGFESYGVNRNQGAESSLSYLISHLTVLQAYEEYHKYN from the coding sequence ATGAAAATTTCATTTATAGGAACATACCCCCCCAGAGAATGCGGTATTGGTACTTTTACTAACAACCTGTTTAATTCTGTTATAATCAGTGACTCAGAAAAAAAGGAGGCAAATAATGGTTTTGTTATAGCACTAAACGATTATAACGGGAATTATGAATACCCCGAAGAGGTAAAACTTACTATCCGGCAGGAATATCAGGAAGATTACATAGAAGCAGTAAAATTCATCAATCACAGCGGAGCAGACCTTTGCGTGCTCGAACATGAGTTTGGCATATTTGGCGGACAGAACGGTGTATATATTCTGCCCTTATTGCATCGTTTGGAAATCCCGTTAGTTGTTACATTACATACAATATTGAAAACTCCATCCTACAATGAAAAGGCGGTTTTGCAGGAAATCTGCAAAATGGCCAATAAAATTGTGGTAATGAGCCATAAGGCCATTGATTTTTTGATTAATATTTATGACGTTCCGGAAGAAAAAATTGCTTTTATAGACCATGGTGTTCCTGACTTGCAATTCAATGCTGAAAATTCAAAGAAAGAGTTTAGGCTTGAACATAAAAAAGTACTTACAACATTTGGTTTTATTGGCCGCAACAAAGGCATTGAAACGGTGATAAAAGCTTTGCCTAAGGTGATCGAAAAACACCCTAATGTAATTTATATGGTCTTGGGTAAAACTCACCCCAATGTATTAAGGCATTCGGGTGAGGAATACCGGATTTTTTTAATGCGCCTTGTTAAAACACTTCAACTGGAAAATCATGTGATTTTTTTAAACGAATTTTTAAATGTTAAAGACCTGTTTAAATATTTGTCAGCTACCGATATATATATTACACCCTATTTAAACGAAGCCCAAATCACAAGTGGCACACTTGCTTATGCCATAGGTGTTGGGTCGGCAGTAATTTCGACCCCATACTGGCATGCCGCAGAATTGTTGGCCGATAAAAGGGGAAGACTATTTAATTTCAGCGACTCAGATGAGCTTAGATCAATCATAACAGAACTTCTTGACAATCCAGCTGAACTAAACAAGCTTAAATATAATGCCAGTGAATATGGCAAGAAAATAACCTGGCCAAAAATCGGTGAAAAATATATTGCCATTGGTGAGCAAGCTTTGATGCAAGGCGCCGATAAAATGACAAAAAGTGACTCTATCCTGGACTTGCTTATCCTGCCTCCTTTTTCACTTATACATATTAACAGGCTAACTGACGATACCGGGATTATCCAACACGCAAAGTTTGGCATTCCCAATTTAAAAGAAGGCTATTGCCTCGATGACAATGCCCGGGCTCTGCTAATGGTATCAATGGCATACCGGCAGATGAAGGATGCCCGTGCATTAGAATTATCGCCTGTTTACCTGAGTTATATCCATTACATGCAGAACAAGGATGGAACCTTTCGTAATTTTTTAAGCTTTAGCAGAAACTACCTTGATGATATTGGATCTGAAGATTCCTTTGGGCGCACAATTTGGGCACTTGGATATTTAATGGGAAACGCGCCCAACGATGCCTATTACCAGACAGGCCGGCTAATGTTTTTTAATGCAGCCCCTAATTTCGAAATATTAAAATCCATACGCGGTATTGCAAATACCATGATAGGGGTGTGCTATTACCTTAAAGCAAACCCTGCTGATGATTCCATGACAGAAAGGCTTAGAAACCTGGCCCATAAGCTGATTAAACATTACAAGGAAAACGAATCTGATGAATGGAAATGGTTTGAAGCGCTTCTTGCATATGATAACGGCATTTTGCCCCTGGCACTTCTTCATTCTGCGGAAATCCTGAACGAGGATAAAGTATTGGAAACAGCCATTAATTCCATGCAATTTCTTACCGAACACACTTTAAACGAAAACTACCTGTCAATTATCGGTAACGAAAAGTGGTATACGAAAGACGGCGAACGCTCTGTATTTGCCCAACAACCAATTGATGCCATGGCCATGGTCCTTATGTATCACCAGGCTTTTCACATTACTAAAGACAAAGAGTACCTGAACAAACTATATACTTCGTTTTTATGGTTTTTAGGTGAAAACGATCTTAGATTGAGTTTGTACGATTTTGAAACCAAAGGTTGCTGCGATGGCTTTGAAAGTTATGGAGTAAACCGCAACCAGGGAGCCGAAAGCTCATTATCGTATTTAATATCGCATTTAACGGTGTTACAGGCTTATGAGGAATATCACAAGTATAATTAA
- a CDS encoding AraC family transcriptional regulator, with protein sequence MKIYIKNMVCIRCQMVVKSELEKLGLDYHDVKIGEIDLVGNIPRRKLEQLDVALRKSGLELIGDKRSILVEKIKNAIIDLVHYSDEQIKTNLSDYLSEKLDHDYTYLANLFSEVKGLTIEKYYLTHKIEKVKELIVYDELNLSEIAYKMHYSSVAHLSNQFKKFTGLTPSHFKNLKNKKRESLENV encoded by the coding sequence TTGAAGATATACATCAAAAATATGGTATGTATTCGCTGCCAGATGGTAGTTAAGAGTGAGCTTGAAAAACTTGGTTTGGATTATCATGATGTAAAAATAGGCGAAATAGATTTGGTTGGGAATATTCCACGCAGAAAGCTGGAGCAATTGGATGTTGCATTAAGGAAATCAGGACTTGAACTAATCGGTGATAAAAGGAGCATCCTGGTTGAAAAAATTAAAAACGCCATTATAGACCTGGTTCATTATAGCGATGAGCAGATTAAAACAAATTTATCTGATTACCTGAGTGAAAAACTTGATCATGATTATACCTACCTGGCTAATCTCTTCTCTGAAGTAAAAGGACTTACCATCGAAAAATATTATCTCACCCATAAGATCGAAAAGGTTAAGGAACTTATTGTATATGATGAACTTAATCTTTCGGAAATTGCCTACAAGATGCATTATAGCAGCGTGGCCCATTTATCCAATCAATTTAAAAAATTTACAGGCTTAACACCTTCCCACTTTAAAAACCTCAAAAATAAAAAGCGTGAGAGCCTTGAGAATGTGTGA
- a CDS encoding cupin domain-containing protein — translation MKNSEIEKSKPHILIEIIEYVPNSVVSTTIIRKTTGNVTVVAIDTGEAIAEKISPFDTFIQIIEGNAEIIIDHKSNILQNGEGIIIPAHTSNNVKANGRFKMISTIIKSGYEAVSV, via the coding sequence ATGAAAAACTCTGAAATAGAGAAATCAAAACCACATATTCTGATTGAGATCATTGAATATGTTCCAAATTCAGTGGTTTCAACAACCATAATCCGAAAAACAACGGGTAATGTTACTGTTGTAGCCATTGATACGGGGGAAGCCATTGCGGAGAAAATATCACCTTTCGATACTTTTATTCAGATTATTGAAGGAAATGCAGAAATAATAATAGACCATAAATCGAATATACTTCAAAACGGAGAAGGCATTATAATCCCCGCACATACTTCCAATAACGTAAAAGCAAACGGACGGTTTAAAATGATTTCGACCATTATTAAAAGTGGTTATGAAGCTGTTAGCGTTTGA
- a CDS encoding VOC family protein, which yields MKFICPLITVNDIKRSRYFYEEVLGQKVIADFGENITFQGDFAIHLKEHFQSLLEGNEIIHGRNNFELYFEDDDPEPIVERLKAYGSHFVHELREQPWRQRVVRFHDPDGNLIEIGESMEHVSWRLYQEGIEMAEICRITYMPEEFVRKAITKYNG from the coding sequence ATGAAATTTATTTGTCCACTGATTACAGTTAATGATATTAAGCGTTCCAGGTACTTTTACGAAGAAGTACTCGGACAGAAGGTGATTGCTGATTTTGGCGAAAATATTACGTTTCAGGGAGACTTCGCCATTCATCTGAAGGAGCATTTTCAAAGCCTTCTGGAGGGGAACGAAATAATCCATGGGAGGAATAATTTCGAATTGTATTTTGAAGATGACGATCCTGAACCAATTGTGGAAAGACTAAAGGCTTATGGAAGCCATTTTGTTCATGAGCTACGGGAACAGCCCTGGCGGCAGAGGGTCGTCAGGTTTCATGATCCCGACGGGAACCTGATCGAGATTGGTGAAAGCATGGAACACGTTTCATGGAGGCTTTATCAGGAAGGTATAGAAATGGCTGAAATTTGCCGAATCACATATATGCCGGAAGAATTTGTCAGGAAAGCGATAACCAAATACAATGGGTAA
- a CDS encoding SPFH/Band 7/PHB domain protein, whose product MNLLFIIIPIVLIFLLGIRIVRPTHRGLIERLGKYQKLANPGFHWIIPIVDRIFMVNITEQMVDAEPQEIITNDNLNASVDAQVYFRVKQDEESIKGSTYDVDNYQWQIVNLARTTLRNIIGTLTLKSANSERGKINTELHETLHKETKSWGIEIIRTELKQIDPPTDVQETMNKVVKAENEKIAAIDSATAAETVADGVKRAKIKEAEGYKRAKILHAEGEAAAIKLVNEAADKYFIGNAQLLRKLEALEESLGRNTKIVIPTGSDLVNIIGDMAGIVPLVK is encoded by the coding sequence ATGAACCTCCTTTTTATAATAATTCCTATTGTATTAATATTCCTATTAGGAATAAGAATTGTTAGGCCAACTCATCGTGGACTTATTGAACGGCTAGGTAAATACCAAAAACTTGCCAATCCCGGTTTTCATTGGATAATCCCTATAGTTGACCGTATATTTATGGTAAACATAACGGAACAGATGGTTGATGCCGAGCCTCAGGAAATCATTACTAACGATAACCTGAATGCAAGTGTAGACGCCCAGGTTTACTTCCGTGTAAAACAAGATGAGGAAAGTATCAAGGGATCCACTTATGATGTTGACAATTATCAGTGGCAGATTGTAAATCTTGCCCGCACAACGCTTCGTAATATTATTGGCACCCTAACCCTGAAATCTGCCAACAGCGAGCGGGGGAAAATTAATACTGAACTGCATGAAACTTTACATAAAGAAACCAAAAGCTGGGGAATAGAAATTATAAGAACTGAACTTAAACAAATAGATCCCCCAACTGATGTGCAGGAAACCATGAATAAAGTAGTGAAAGCGGAAAATGAAAAAATTGCAGCCATTGATTCGGCCACAGCAGCCGAGACAGTTGCCGATGGTGTGAAACGTGCAAAAATTAAAGAAGCTGAAGGTTATAAACGTGCTAAAATTTTACATGCCGAAGGTGAAGCTGCGGCTATAAAACTGGTAAATGAAGCAGCCGATAAATATTTTATTGGAAATGCTCAATTATTAAGAAAGTTAGAAGCCCTGGAGGAATCCCTAGGAAGGAATACAAAAATAGTTATCCCGACAGGTTCTGATCTGGTAAATATTATCGGGGACATGGCAGGAATCGTGCCATTAGTTAAATAG
- a CDS encoding hemolysin family protein, which produces MALLLFYLFMALSVSFLCSIMESVLLSTPQPFLIVKDEEAKPWARLFIRLKSNIDRPLAAILSMNTVAHTIGAAGVGAQVVKIFGDVYFGLASAILTILILVFTEIIPKTIGAVYWRTLARTSAHIIRVMIIIAYPLVVLSVIITRMITKRDNIQGTTREEITALAGMGAEEGLFNEKEHKIIQNLLRLKDVKVTEIMTPRVVVAMADENLFLEDFMQNKDYLKFSRIPVYEDNYENITGYVFRQTVFERLAEGQKRMQLKELKRDIVIVPETNTLFTVWETLLERKEHIALVIDEYGGMDGIITMEDVIETLLGLEILDEKDTVTDMQKFARDRWKSRQAKYKYLDKG; this is translated from the coding sequence ATGGCTTTACTTCTTTTTTATCTTTTCATGGCTTTATCAGTATCATTTCTATGCAGCATCATGGAATCGGTACTTTTATCCACACCTCAGCCATTTCTGATTGTAAAGGATGAGGAAGCAAAACCATGGGCACGATTGTTCATAAGGTTAAAATCCAATATCGACAGGCCGCTGGCAGCGATACTCTCTATGAATACTGTTGCTCACACTATCGGTGCCGCCGGTGTTGGCGCCCAGGTCGTGAAGATTTTCGGTGATGTTTATTTTGGGCTGGCATCGGCCATCCTGACTATCCTGATCCTGGTTTTCACCGAAATCATACCCAAAACCATTGGAGCTGTTTATTGGAGAACGCTGGCGCGTACCTCAGCGCACATCATACGCGTAATGATAATTATTGCTTATCCGCTGGTTGTCCTTTCTGTGATCATTACCAGAATGATCACCAAACGGGATAATATCCAGGGTACCACCCGGGAAGAGATCACTGCACTGGCGGGCATGGGTGCGGAAGAAGGCTTGTTTAATGAAAAAGAGCATAAGATCATACAAAACCTCCTGCGTCTGAAAGATGTTAAGGTAACCGAGATCATGACCCCTCGCGTAGTGGTGGCCATGGCTGATGAAAACCTTTTCCTGGAAGATTTTATGCAAAACAAGGATTATCTGAAATTTTCCAGGATACCGGTATATGAAGATAATTATGAGAATATCACAGGGTATGTCTTTCGCCAAACAGTTTTTGAAAGGCTTGCGGAAGGACAGAAAAGGATGCAATTAAAGGAACTGAAGCGGGATATTGTTATCGTTCCGGAAACCAATACTCTTTTTACCGTTTGGGAAACCCTTCTGGAGCGCAAGGAACATATTGCACTGGTGATTGATGAATATGGCGGAATGGATGGAATCATTACCATGGAGGATGTTATTGAAACCCTTCTGGGCCTGGAGATTTTGGATGAAAAAGACACCGTAACCGATATGCAGAAGTTTGCCCGTGACCGCTGGAAATCAAGGCAGGCGAAGTATAAATACCTGGATAAAGGCTAA
- a CDS encoding MBL fold metallo-hydrolase, giving the protein MGNKGSDLIKSWKTTNGYLIYRVLSGRCNVYLIVADGKRILVDTSTSKDYSTLQEQLLSSCFPGKGLDFLILTHTHYDHCQNAQRLKQDTGCRIYVSEAARQSVANGYTRLPSGTTWLTKFWIMLGRLIGKSRFGYNPFVPEKYLTGNYDFKEEGLKIRIITTPGHSADSVSILVDGEIALVGDAMFWIFRKSIYPPFADDITEMVKSWGLLLQTTCKWFLPGHGRPVARELLEKENCRHKK; this is encoded by the coding sequence ATGGGTAACAAGGGTTCTGATTTGATAAAATCCTGGAAAACCACTAACGGATACCTGATTTATCGTGTTTTATCCGGCAGGTGCAATGTTTATCTGATTGTAGCGGATGGAAAGAGAATACTGGTGGATACCTCAACAAGCAAAGATTATTCAACGTTGCAGGAACAACTTTTATCATCGTGTTTCCCAGGAAAAGGCCTTGATTTTCTCATCCTGACCCATACGCATTATGATCATTGCCAGAATGCCCAACGTCTGAAACAGGATACAGGATGCAGGATTTATGTGAGTGAAGCGGCAAGGCAGTCAGTTGCAAACGGGTATACCCGTCTGCCATCCGGTACTACCTGGCTAACAAAGTTTTGGATTATGTTGGGCCGGCTGATCGGTAAGAGCCGTTTCGGATATAATCCTTTTGTTCCTGAAAAGTATCTCACCGGAAACTATGATTTTAAAGAGGAGGGGCTGAAAATCAGGATTATAACAACCCCAGGGCATTCAGCGGATTCCGTAAGCATCCTGGTCGATGGCGAAATTGCCCTGGTTGGGGATGCAATGTTCTGGATTTTCAGGAAATCAATATATCCGCCCTTTGCTGATGATATAACAGAAATGGTTAAAAGCTGGGGCTTACTGTTGCAAACAACATGCAAATGGTTCCTGCCCGGGCATGGCAGGCCTGTTGCACGAGAACTTTTGGAGAAAGAGAATTGCAGGCATAAAAAGTAA
- a CDS encoding cold shock domain-containing protein: MNKGTVKFYNDSKGFGFIKDAESTKEYFVHSSGLKESISENDEVSFDLQEGKKGLNAVNVKLI; the protein is encoded by the coding sequence ATGAACAAAGGAACAGTAAAATTTTATAATGATTCTAAAGGATTTGGGTTCATTAAAGATGCTGAATCGACAAAAGAGTATTTCGTACATTCTTCAGGTTTAAAAGAAAGCATATCTGAAAACGATGAGGTATCATTTGATTTACAGGAAGGCAAAAAAGGGTTAAATGCTGTAAATGTGAAATTGATTTAG